In Vigna radiata chloroplast, complete genome, one DNA window encodes the following:
- the rpl23 gene encoding ribosomal protein L23: MNGIKYAVFTDKSIRLLGKNQYTFNVESGSTRTEIKHWVELFFDVKVIAMNSHRLPVKGRRVRPIMGHTMHYRRMIITLQPGYSIPPLRKKRT; this comes from the coding sequence ATGAATGGAATAAAATATGCAGTATTTACAGACAAAAGTATTCGGTTATTGGGGAAAAATCAATATACTTTTAATGTCGAATCGGGATCAACTAGGACAGAAATAAAGCATTGGGTCGAACTCTTCTTTGATGTCAAAGTAATAGCTATGAATAGTCATCGACTCCCGGTAAAGGGTAGAAGAGTACGACCTATTATGGGACATACAATGCATTACAGACGTATGATCATTACGCTTCAACCGGGTTATTCTATTCCACCTCTTAGAAAGAAAAGAACTTAA
- the rps19 gene encoding ribosomal protein S19, translated as MTRSLKKNPFVANHLLRKINKLNTKAEKDIILTWSRASTIIPTMIGHTIAIHNGKEHLPIYITDRMVGHKLGEFSPTLNFRGHAKNDNRSRR; from the coding sequence GTGACGCGTTCACTAAAAAAAAATCCTTTTGTAGCGAATCATTTATTAAGAAAAATAAATAAGCTTAACACAAAAGCGGAAAAAGATATAATATTAACTTGGTCCAGAGCATCTACCATTATACCTACAATGATTGGCCATACCATTGCTATCCATAATGGAAAAGAACATTTACCTATTTATATAACAGATCGTATGGTAGGCCATAAATTAGGAGAATTTTCACCTACTCTAAACTTCCGAGGACATGCGAAAAATGATAATAGATCTCGTCGTTAA
- the rps8 gene encoding ribosomal protein S8 codes for MGKDTIANIITYIRNADMNKKGIVQLPFTNITEKIVKILLREGFVENIRKHRENNKYLLVLTLRYRRNRKESSKNFLNLKRISTPGLRIYYNYQQIPRILGGMGIVILSTSRGIMTDREARLEKIGGEVLCYIW; via the coding sequence ATGGGGAAGGACACTATCGCCAACATAATAACCTATATACGAAATGCTGACATGAATAAAAAAGGAATAGTTCAATTACCTTTTACTAACATTACAGAAAAAATTGTAAAAATACTTTTACGAGAGGGTTTTGTTGAAAACATCAGAAAACATAGAGAAAACAACAAATATTTGTTAGTTTTAACTCTACGGTATAGAAGAAATAGAAAAGAATCATCTAAAAATTTTTTAAATTTAAAACGAATAAGTACACCAGGTCTACGAATATATTACAATTATCAACAAATCCCTCGAATTTTAGGAGGCATGGGGATTGTCATTCTTTCAACTTCTAGAGGTATAATGACAGATCGAGAGGCTCGATTAGAAAAAATCGGCGGAGAAGTTTTATGTTATATATGGTAA
- the rps11 gene encoding ribosomal protein S11, protein MAKSIPKKGSRKNVRIGSRNHTRKIPKGIIHVQASFNNTIVTITDVRGRVISWSSAGTCGFKGTRRGTPFAAQTAAGNAIRTVSDQGMQRAEIMIKGPGLGRDAALRAIRRSGILLNFIRDVTPMPHNGCRSPKKRRV, encoded by the coding sequence ATGGCAAAATCAATACCTAAAAAAGGTTCGCGTAAAAATGTACGTATTGGTTCGCGTAATCATACTCGTAAAATACCAAAGGGAATTATTCATGTTCAAGCTAGTTTCAACAATACTATTGTAACTATTACAGATGTACGAGGTCGGGTGATTTCTTGGTCCTCCGCTGGTACTTGCGGATTCAAGGGTACACGAAGGGGAACACCTTTTGCCGCTCAAACTGCAGCAGGAAATGCTATTCGAACAGTATCGGATCAAGGCATGCAACGAGCAGAAATTATGATAAAAGGGCCTGGCCTCGGAAGAGATGCAGCATTAAGAGCTATTCGTAGAAGTGGTATACTATTAAATTTTATACGAGATGTAACTCCTATGCCACATAATGGATGTAGGTCTCCGAAAAAAAGACGTGTATAA
- the ycf2 gene encoding hypothetical protein RF2 gives MKGHQFKSWIFELREILREIKNSRYFLDSWTQFNSAGFFIHIFFHQESFIKLLDSRIWSILLSCNSQGSTSNRYFTIKYVVLFVVAVLIYRINNRKMVERKNPYLTRLLPIPMNSIGPKNDTLEKSSESSNINRLIVPLLYLPKGKKISESSFLDPKESTRVLPITKKYIMPEFNWGSRWWRNWIGKKSDSSCKISNETIAGIEISFKAKDIKYLEFLFVYYMDDPIRKDHDWEFFDRLSPRKRRNIINLNSGQLFEILVKDWIYYLMFAFREKIPKEVEGFFKQQGTGSIIQSNDIEHVSHLFLRNKRAISLQNCAQFHMWQFRQDLFVSWGKSPHESDFLRNMSRENWIWLDNVWLGNKDRFFSKVRNVSSNLQYDSTRSSFIQVTDSSQLKGSSDQSKDSFDSIRNEDSKYHTLINQREIQQLKERSILCWDPSFLQTERTEIESERFLKILSGYSSMCRLFMEREKQMNNHLLPEEIEEFLGNPARATRSFFSDRWSELHLGSNPTDRSTRDQKLLKKEQKKHLAFSRRSEKKEIVNLFKIIMYLQNTVSIHPISSYRGCDMVPKGELDSSNKISFLNKNPFWGLFHLFHDRNRGRYTLHHDFESEDLFQEMADLFTLSITEPDLVYHKEFYFSMDSSGLDQKHFLNELLNSRDESKKHSLLVLPPLFYEENESFYRRIIKKWVQTSCGNNVEDPKPKIVVFASNNIMEAVNQYRLIRNLIQIQYSTHGYIRNVLNRFNCNFEYGIQRYQIGNDTLNHRTRMKYTINQHLSNLKKSQKKWFDPLILISRTERSMNWDPNVYRYKWSNGSKNFQEHLDYFISEQNSRFQVVFDRLHINQYSIDWSEVIDKKDLSKSLCLFLSKLLLFLPKFLLFLSNSLPSFFFVSFGGIPIHRSEIHIYELKGPNDPLCNQLLESIGLQIFHLKKRKPLLLDDQDTSQKSKFLINGGTISPFLFNKIPKWMIDSFHTRKNRRKSFDNTDSYFSMISHDPDNWLNPVKPFHRSSLIYYFYKANRLRFLNNQYNFCFYCNKRFPFYVEKARINNYDFTYGQFLKILFIRNKIFSFCDGQKKHAFLKRDTISPIELQVSNILIPNDFPQSGDEGYNFYKSFHFPIRYDPFVRGAIYSIADISGTPLTEGQIVHFEKTYCQPLSDMNIPDSEGKNLYQYLNFNSNMGWIHTPCSEKYFPSEKRKKRSSCLQKCLEKGQMYRTFQQDSVFSTLSKWNLFQTYIPWFLTSTGYKYLNFIFLDIFSDLLPILSSSQKFVSIFHDIIHGSDILWRIRQIPLCLPQWNLISEIPGNCFHNLLLSEEMTHRNNELLLISTHLRSLNVQEFFYSILFLLLVAGYLVRTHLLFVSRVYSELQTEFEKVKSLMIPSYMIELRKLLDRYPTSELNSFWFKNLFLVALEQLGDSLEEIRSFAFGSNMLWGGGPAYGVKSIRSKNQYWNLIDLISIIPNPINRIAFSRNTRHLSHPSKAIYSLIRKIKNVNGDWIDDQIESWVSNTDSIDDKEKEFLVQFSTLTTEKRIDQILLSLTHSDLLSKNNSGYQISEQPGAIYLRYLVDIQKKYLMIYEFNTSCLVERRIFLANYQTITYSQTLWGANSFHFPSHGKPFSLRLALPPPSRGILVIGSIGTGRSYLVKYLTTNSYVPFITVFLNKFLDNKPKGFLIDDSDDIDDSDDIDDSDDSDDIDRDLDMELELLTMMNTLTMDMMPEIDRFYITFHFELAKAMSPCIIWIPNIHDLDVNESNYLSLGLLVNYLSRDCERCSTRNILVIASTHIPQKVDPALIAPNKFNTCIKIRRLLIPQQRKHFFTLSYTRGFHLEKKMSHTNGFGSTTMGSNVRDLVALNNEALSISIIQKKSIIDTNIISSVLHRQTWDFRSQVRSVQDHGILFYQIGRAISQNVLLSNCSIDPISIYMKKKSCDGGDSYLYKWYFELGTSMKKLTILLYLLSCSAGSVAQDLWSLPGPDEKNGITSYGLVEKNSDLVHALLEVEGALVGSSRTEKDCSQFDKDRVTLLLRSEPRNPLNRIQNGSYSIVDQRFLYEKYESEFEEGGGVLDPQQIEEDFFNHIVWAPRIWRPWGFLFDCIERPNNLGFPYWARSFRDKRIIYDEEDELQENDSEFLQGGTMQYQIRDRSSKEQGFFRISQFIWDPADPLFFLFKDQPFVSVFSHRQFFTDEEMSRELLTSQTDLPTSIYKHWFIKNTQEKHFELLIHCQRWLRINSSSSKGFFPSNTLSESYQYLSNLFLSNEALLDQMTKTLLRKRWLFPDEIVVASCSNNESLV, from the coding sequence ATGAAAGGACATCAATTCAAATCCTGGATTTTCGAATTGAGAGAGATATTGAGAGAAATCAAGAATTCTCGCTATTTCTTAGATTCATGGACCCAATTCAATTCAGCGGGATTTTTCATTCATATTTTTTTCCATCAAGAGAGTTTTATAAAACTCTTGGACTCCCGAATTTGGAGTATCCTACTTTCATGCAATTCACAGGGTTCAACAAGCAATCGATATTTCACGATCAAGTATGTAGTACTCTTTGTAGTAGCGGTCCTTATATATCGTATTAACAATCGAAAAATGGTCGAAAGAAAAAATCCCTATTTGACAAGGCTTCTTCCTATACCTATGAATTCCATTGGACCCAAAAATGATACATTGGAAAAATCATCTGAGTCTTCCAATATCAATAGGTTGATTGTTCCGCTCCTGTATCTTCCAAAAGGAAAAAAGATCTCTGAGAGTTCTTTCCTGGATCCGAAAGAGAGTACTCGGGTTCTCCCAATAACTAAAAAGTATATCATGCCTGAATTTAACTGGGGTTCGCGGTGGTGGAGGAACTGGATAGGAAAAAAGAGCGATTCTAGTTGTAAGATATCTAATGAAACCATCGCTGGAATTGAGATCTCATTCAAAGCGAAAGATATCAAATATCTGGAGTTCCTTTTTGTATATTATATGGATGATCCGATCCGTAAGGACCATGATTGGGAATTTTTTGATCGTCTTTCCCCGAGAAAGAGGCGAAACATAATCAACTTGAATTCGGGACAGCTATTCGAAATCTTAGTGAAAGACTGGATTTATTATCTCATGTTTGCTTTTCGTGAAAAAATACCAAAGGAAGTGGAGGGTTTCTTCAAACAACAAGGGACTGGGTCAATTATTCAATCAAATGATATTGAGCATGTTTCGCATCTCTTCTTGAGAAACAAGCGGGCTATTTCTTTGCAAAATTGTGCTCAATTTCATATGTGGCAATTCCGTCAAGATCTCTTCGTTAGTTGGGGGAAGAGTCCGCACGAATCGGATTTTTTGAGGAACATGTCACGAGAGAATTGGATTTGGTTAGACAATGTGTGGTTGGGAAACAAGGATCGGTTTTTTAGCAAGGTACGGAATGTATCATCAAATCTTCAATATGATTCCACGAGATCTAGTTTCATTCAAGTAACGGATTCTAGCCAATTGAAAGGATCTTCTGATCAATCCAAGGATTCTTTCGATTCCATTAGGAATGAGGATTCGAAATATCACACATTGATCAATCAAAGAGAGATTCAACAACTAAAAGAAAGATCGATTCTTTGTTGGGATCCTTCCTTTCTTCAAACGGAACGAACAGAGATAGAATCAGAGCGATTCCTTAAAATCCTTTCTGGATATTCCTCAATGTGCCGACTATTCATGGAACGTGAGAAGCAGATGAATAATCATCTGCTTCCGGAAGAAATCGAAGAATTTCTTGGGAATCCTGCAAGAGCCACTCGTTCTTTTTTCTCTGACAGATGGTCAGAACTTCATCTGGGTTCGAATCCTACTGATAGGTCTACTAGAGATCAGAAATTGTTGAAAAAAGAACAAAAGAAACATCTTGCTTTTTCCAGGCGATCGGAAAAGAAAGAAATAGTGAATTTATTCAAGATAATTATGTACTTACAAAATACCGTCTCAATTCATCCTATTTCATCCTATCGAGGATGTGATATGGTTCCAAAGGGTGAACTGGACAGTTCCAATAAGATTTCATTCTTGAACAAAAATCCATTTTGGGGTTTATTTCATCTATTCCATGACCGGAACAGGGGGAGATACACGTTACACCACGATTTTGAATCAGAAGATCTATTTCAAGAAATGGCAGATCTATTCACTCTATCAATAACCGAGCCGGATCTGGTGTATCATAAGGAATTTTATTTTTCTATGGATTCCTCCGGATTGGATCAAAAACATTTCTTGAATGAGTTATTGAACTCCAGGGATGAATCGAAAAAGCACTCTTTATTGGTTCTACCTCCTCTTTTTTATGAAGAGAATGAATCTTTTTATCGAAGGATCATAAAAAAATGGGTCCAGACCTCTTGCGGAAATAATGTGGAAGATCCAAAACCTAAAATAGTTGTATTTGCTAGCAACAACATAATGGAGGCAGTCAATCAATATAGATTGATCCGAAATCTGATTCAAATCCAATATAGCACCCATGGTTACATAAGAAATGTATTGAATCGATTCAATTGCAACTTCGAATATGGAATTCAAAGGTATCAAATAGGAAATGATACTCTGAATCATCGAACTAGAATGAAATACACGATCAACCAACATTTATCAAATTTGAAAAAGAGTCAGAAGAAATGGTTCGATCCTCTTATTTTGATTTCTCGAACGGAGAGATCTATGAATTGGGATCCTAATGTATATAGATACAAATGGTCCAATGGGAGCAAGAATTTCCAGGAACATTTGGACTATTTCATTTCTGAGCAGAATAGCCGTTTTCAAGTAGTGTTCGATCGATTACATATTAATCAATATTCGATTGATTGGTCTGAGGTTATCGACAAAAAAGATTTGTCTAAGTCACTTTGTTTATTTTTGTCCAAGTTACTTCTTTTTTTGCCCAAGTTTCTTCTCTTTTTGTCTAACTCACTTCCTTCTTTTTTCTTTGTGAGTTTTGGGGGTATCCCCATTCATAGGTCCGAGATCCACATCTATGAATTGAAAGGTCCGAATGATCCACTCTGTAATCAGTTATTAGAATCAATAGGTCTTCAAATCTTTCATTTGAAAAAAAGGAAACCCTTATTATTGGATGACCAAGATACTTCCCAAAAATCGAAATTCTTGATCAATGGAGGAACAATATCACCATTTTTGTTCAATAAGATACCAAAGTGGATGATTGACTCATTCCATACTAGAAAGAATCGCAGGAAATCTTTTGATAACACAGATTCCTATTTCTCAATGATATCCCACGATCCAGACAATTGGCTGAATCCCGTGAAACCTTTTCATAGAAGTTCATTGATATACTATTTTTATAAAGCAAATCGACTTCGATTCTTGAATAATCAATATAACTTCTGCTTCTATTGTAACAAAAGATTCCCTTTTTATGTGGAAAAGGCCCGTATCAATAATTATGATTTTACGTATGGACAATTCCTCAAAATCTTGTTCATTCGCAACAAAATCTTTTCTTTTTGCGATGGTCAAAAAAAACATGCTTTTTTGAAGAGAGATACTATTTCACCAATCGAGTTACAGGTATCTAACATATTGATACCTAACGATTTTCCGCAAAGTGGCGACGAAGGGTATAACTTCTACAAATCTTTCCATTTTCCAATTCGATACGATCCATTCGTTCGTGGAGCTATTTACTCGATCGCAGACATTTCTGGAACACCTCTAACAGAGGGACAAATAGTCCATTTTGAAAAAACTTATTGTCAACCTCTTTCAGATATGAATATACCTGATTCAGAAGGGAAGAACTTGTATCAGTATCTCAATTTCAATTCAAACATGGGTTGGATTCACACTCCATGTTCTGAGAAATATTTCCCATCCGAAAAAAGGAAAAAACGGAGTTCTTGTCTACAAAAATGCCTTGAGAAAGGTCAGATGTATAGAACCTTTCAACAAGATAGTGTTTTTTCAACTCTCTCAAAATGGAATCTATTCCAAACATATATACCATGGTTCCTTACCTCGACGGGGTACAAATATCTAAATTTCATATTTTTAGATATTTTTTCAGACCTATTGCCGATACTAAGTAGCAGCCAAAAATTTGTATCCATTTTTCATGATATTATCCATGGGTCAGATATATTATGGCGAATTCGTCAGATTCCATTGTGTCTTCCACAATGGAATCTGATAAGTGAGATTCCGGGTAATTGTTTCCATAATCTTCTTCTGTCCGAAGAAATGACTCATCGAAATAATGAGTTACTATTGATATCGACACATCTGAGATCGCTAAATGTTCAGGAGTTCTTCTATTCAATCCTTTTCCTTCTCCTTGTTGCTGGATATCTCGTTCGTACACATCTTCTCTTTGTTTCTCGAGTCTATAGTGAGTTACAGACAGAGTTCGAAAAGGTAAAATCTTTGATGATTCCATCATACATGATTGAGTTGCGAAAACTTCTGGATAGGTATCCTACATCTGAACTGAATTCTTTCTGGTTCAAGAATCTCTTTCTAGTTGCTCTGGAACAATTAGGAGATTCTCTAGAAGAAATACGGAGTTTTGCTTTTGGTAGCAACATGCTATGGGGTGGTGGTCCCGCTTATGGGGTCAAATCCATACGTTCTAAGAATCAATATTGGAATCTCATCGATCTCATAAGTATTATACCAAATCCCATCAATCGAATCGCTTTTTCGAGAAATACGAGACATCTAAGTCATCCAAGTAAAGCAATCTATTCCTTGATAAGAAAAATAAAAAACGTGAATGGTGATTGGATTGATGATCAAATAGAATCCTGGGTCTCGAACACTGATTCGATTGATGATAAAGAAAAAGAATTCTTGGTTCAGTTTTCTACCTTAACAACAGAAAAAAGGATTGATCAAATTCTATTGAGTCTTACTCATAGTGATCTTTTATCAAAGAATAACTCTGGTTATCAAATAAGTGAACAACCGGGAGCAATTTACTTACGATACTTAGTCGACATTCAAAAAAAGTATCTAATGATTTATGAATTCAATACATCCTGTTTAGTAGAAAGACGTATATTCCTTGCTAATTATCAGACAATTACTTATTCACAAACCTTGTGGGGGGCTAATAGTTTTCATTTCCCATCTCATGGAAAACCCTTTTCGCTCCGCTTAGCCCTACCTCCCCCTAGTAGGGGTATTTTAGTGATAGGTTCTATAGGAACTGGACGATCCTATTTGGTCAAATACTTAACGACAAACTCCTATGTTCCTTTCATTACAGTATTTCTGAACAAGTTCCTGGATAACAAGCCTAAGGGTTTTCTTATTGATGATAGTGACGATATTGATGATAGTGACGATATTGATGATAGTGACGATAGTGACGATATCGACCGTGACCTTGATATGGAGCTGGAGCTTCTAACTATGATGAATACGCTAACTATGGATATGATGCCAGAAATAGACCGATTTTATATCACCTTTCACTTCGAATTAGCAAAAGCAATGTCTCCTTGCATAATATGGATTCCTAACATTCATGATCTGGATGTGAATGAGTCGAATTACTTATCCCTCGGTCTTTTAGTGAACTATCTCTCCAGGGATTGTGAAAGATGTTCCACTAGAAATATTCTTGTTATTGCTTCGACTCATATTCCCCAAAAAGTAGATCCAGCTCTAATAGCTCCGAATAAATTCAATACATGCATTAAGATACGAAGGCTTCTTATTCCACAACAACGAAAACACTTTTTCACTCTTTCATATACTAGGGGATTTCACTTGGAAAAGAAAATGTCCCATACTAATGGATTCGGGTCCACAACGATGGGTTCAAATGTACGAGATCTTGTAGCACTTAACAATGAGGCCCTATCGATTAGTATTATACAAAAAAAATCCATCATAGACACTAATATAATTAGTTCTGTTCTTCATAGACAAACTTGGGATTTCCGATCTCAGGTAAGATCGGTTCAGGATCATGGGATCCTTTTCTATCAGATAGGAAGGGCTATTTCACAAAATGTACTTCTAAGTAATTGCTCCATAGATCCTATATCTATCTATATGAAGAAGAAATCATGTGACGGGGGGGATTCTTATTTGTACAAATGGTACTTCGAACTTGGAACGAGTATGAAGAAATTAACGATACTTCTTTACCTTTTGAGTTGTTCTGCCGGATCGGTCGCTCAAGACCTTTGGTCTCTACCCGGACCTGATGAAAAAAATGGGATCACATCTTATGGACTCGTTGAGAAGAATTCTGATCTAGTTCATGCCCTATTAGAAGTAGAAGGCGCTCTGGTGGGATCCTCACGTACAGAAAAAGATTGCAGTCAGTTTGATAAGGATCGAGTGACATTGCTTCTTCGGTCCGAACCAAGGAATCCCTTAAATAGGATTCAAAATGGATCTTATTCTATCGTTGATCAGAGATTTCTCTATGAAAAATATGAATCGGAGTTTGAAGAAGGGGGAGGAGTCCTCGACCCGCAACAGATAGAGGAGGATTTTTTCAATCACATCGTTTGGGCTCCTAGAATATGGCGCCCTTGGGGCTTTCTATTTGATTGTATTGAAAGGCCCAATAATTTGGGATTTCCCTATTGGGCCAGGTCATTTCGGGACAAGCGGATCATTTATGATGAAGAGGATGAGCTTCAAGAGAATGATTCAGAGTTCTTGCAGGGTGGAACCATGCAGTACCAGATACGAGATAGATCTTCCAAAGAACAGGGCTTTTTTCGAATAAGCCAATTCATTTGGGACCCCGCGGATCCACTCTTTTTCCTATTCAAAGATCAGCCTTTTGTCTCTGTGTTTTCACATCGACAATTCTTTACAGATGAAGAGATGTCAAGGGAACTTCTTACTTCCCAAACAGATCTTCCTACATCTATATATAAACACTGGTTTATCAAGAATACGCAAGAAAAGCATTTTGAATTGTTGATTCATTGCCAGAGATGGCTTAGAATCAATAGTTCATCATCTAAAGGATTTTTCCCTTCTAATACTCTATCTGAGAGTTATCAATATTTATCAAATCTGTTCCTATCTAACGAAGCGCTATTGGATCAAATGACAAAGACATTGTTGAGAAAAAGATGGCTTTTCCCAGATGAGATAGTTGTTGCTAGCTGCTCCAATAACGAATCATTGGTTTAA
- the rpl2 gene encoding ribosomal protein L2 codes for MAIHLYKTSTPSTRNGTVDSQVKSNPRNHLIYGQHRCGKGRNARGIITAGHRGGGHKRLYRQIDFRRNEKNIYGRIVTIEYDPNRNASICLIHYGDGEKKYILHPRGAIIGDTIVSGTEVPIKMGNALPLTDMPLGTAIHNIEITLGKGGQLARAAGAVAKLIAKEGKSATLKLPSGEVRLISKNCSATVGQVGNVGVNQKNLGRAGSKCWLGKRPIVRGVVMNPVDHPHGGGEGRAPIGRKKPATPWGFPALGRRSRKRKKYSDNLILRRRTK; via the exons ATGGCGATACATTTATACAAAACTTCTACCCCAAGCACACGCAATGGAACCGTAGACAGTCAAGTAAAATCCAATCCACGAAATCATTTGATCTATGGACAGCATCGTTGTGGTAAAGGTCGTAATGCCAGAGGAATAATTACCGCAGGGCATAGAGGGGGAGGTCATAAGCGTCTATACCGTCAAATTGATTTTCGACGGAATGAAAAAAACATATATGGTAGAATCGTAACCATAGAATATGACCCTAATCGAAATGCATCCATTTGTCTCATACACTATGGGGATGGTGAGAAAAAATATATTTTACACCCCAGAGGGGCTATAATTGGAGATACCATTGTTTCTGGTACAGAAGTTCCTATAAAAATGGGAAATGCCCTACCTTTG ACCGATATGCCCTTAGGCACGGCCATACATAACATAGAAATCACACTCGGAAAGGGTGGACAATTAGCTAGAGCAGCTGGTGCTGTAGCGAAACTAATTGCAAAAGAGGGGAAATCGGCCACATTAAAATTACCTTCTGGAGAGGTCCGTTTGATATCCAAAAACTGCTCGGCAACAGTTGGACAAGTGGGAAATGTTGGGGTAAACCAGAAAAATTTAGGTAGAGCCGGATCTAAATGTTGGCTAGGTAAACGTCCTATAGTAAGAGGAGTAGTTATGAACCCTGTAGACCATCCGCATGGGGGTGGTGAAGGGAGGGCCCCAATTGGTAGAAAAAAACCCGCAACTCCTTGGGGTTTTCCTGCACTTGGAAGAAGAAGTAGAAAAAGGAAGAAATATAGTGATAATTTGATTCTTCGTCGTCGTACTAAATAG
- the rpl36 gene encoding ribosomal protein L36 — protein MKINASVRKICEKCRLIRRRGRIIVICFNPKHKQRQG, from the coding sequence ATGAAAATCAACGCCTCGGTTCGTAAAATTTGTGAAAAATGTCGATTGATTCGAAGACGAGGACGAATTATAGTAATTTGTTTCAATCCAAAACATAAACAAAGACAAGGATAA
- the petD gene encoding cytochrome b6/f complex subunit IV — protein MGVTKKPDLNDPVLRAKLAKGMGHNYYGEPAWPNDLLYIFPVVILGTIACNVGLAVLEPSMIGEPADPFATPLEILPEWYFFPVFQILRTVPNKLLGVLLMVSVPTGLLTVPFLENVNKFQNPFRRPVATTIFLIGTVVALWLGIGATLPIEKSLTLGLF, from the coding sequence ACAAAAAAACCTGACTTGAATGATCCTGTATTAAGAGCTAAATTGGCTAAGGGAATGGGTCATAATTATTATGGAGAACCCGCATGGCCTAACGATCTTTTATATATTTTTCCAGTAGTAATTCTAGGTACTATTGCCTGTAACGTAGGCTTAGCGGTTCTAGAACCATCCATGATTGGGGAACCCGCGGATCCTTTTGCAACTCCTTTGGAAATACTACCTGAATGGTATTTTTTTCCCGTATTTCAAATACTTCGTACAGTGCCCAATAAGTTATTGGGCGTTCTTTTAATGGTTTCGGTACCTACGGGATTATTAACAGTACCCTTTTTGGAGAATGTTAATAAATTCCAAAATCCATTTCGCCGTCCAGTAGCAACTACCATCTTTTTGATTGGTACTGTAGTTGCCCTTTGGTTAGGTATTGGAGCAACATTACCTATTGAGAAATCCCTAACATTAGGTCTTTTTTAA
- the rpoA gene encoding RNA polymerase alpha subunit: MVQEKLRFSTRTLQWKCVESRIESKRLYYGRFILSPLMKGQADTIGIAIRRILLGEIEGTCITRVKSEKIPHEYSTIIGIEESVHEIFMNLKEIVLKSNMYGTQDASISFKGPGYITAQDIILPPSVEIVDNRQHIANVTEPVNFCIELKIERNRGYRIKTLKNFQDESYDIDARFMPVRNVNYSIHSYVNGNEKQEILFLEIWTNGSLTPKEALYEASQNLIDLFIPFLHAEEENFNLEKNKDKVTLPLFTFHDILVKDKLRKNKKEIALKSIFIDQLELPPRIYNCLKRSNIHTLLELLNNSQEDLLKIEHFRVEDGKSILDILKIQKYFT, translated from the coding sequence ATGGTTCAAGAGAAATTAAGGTTCTCTACTCGGACACTACAATGGAAATGTGTTGAATCACGAATAGAAAGTAAGCGTCTTTATTATGGACGCTTTATTCTGTCCCCACTTATGAAAGGTCAAGCCGATACAATAGGCATTGCAATCCGAAGAATTTTACTCGGAGAAATAGAGGGAACATGTATCACACGTGTAAAATCAGAGAAAATACCACATGAATATTCTACCATAATAGGTATTGAAGAATCAGTACATGAAATTTTCATGAATTTGAAAGAAATTGTATTGAAAAGTAATATGTATGGAACACAGGACGCATCGATTTCTTTCAAAGGTCCTGGATATATAACCGCTCAAGACATCATTTTACCACCCTCGGTGGAAATCGTTGATAATAGACAACATATAGCCAACGTAACAGAACCTGTTAATTTTTGTATTGAATTAAAAATTGAGAGAAATCGTGGGTATCGGATAAAAACACTAAAAAACTTTCAAGACGAAAGTTATGATATAGATGCTAGATTCATGCCTGTTCGAAATGTAAATTATAGTATTCATTCTTATGTCAATGGCAATGAAAAACAAGAAATACTTTTTCTCGAGATATGGACAAACGGAAGTTTAACTCCTAAGGAAGCCCTTTATGAAGCCTCCCAAAATTTGATTGATTTATTTATTCCCTTTTTACACGCAGAAGAAGAGAACTTTAATTTAGAAAAAAATAAAGACAAAGTTACTTTGCCCCTTTTTACTTTTCATGATATATTGGTTAAGGATAAACTAAGGAAAAATAAAAAAGAAATAGCATTGAAATCTATTTTTATTGACCAATTAGAATTACCTCCCAGGATCTATAATTGTCTCAAAAGATCCAATATTCATACATTATTAGAACTTTTGAATAACAGTCAAGAAGACCTTCTGAAAATTGAACATTTTCGCGTAGAAGATGGAAAATCTATATTGGACATTTTAAAAATACAAAAGTATTTTACATAA